A window of Chlorobium phaeobacteroides DSM 266 genomic DNA:
CCCTTTTGATCTTCGATTTATTATAATTGGCTCTTAGTTCACCCCTCTGAAAAATCGGCTGTAAAATAGCCCCTTGCACCAGTCCGAAAAGTGATCCGGGAGTGGTAAACCAGTTGCTTGACTGAAAAGAGTTCAGACCGCCCTGCGCGGTAATATCAAGAGATGGATACATGGATGCCCTGGCAACTCCCATATTGGCATGCGCCGACATAACGGCCATTTCCGCCTCCCTGACATCGGGACGATTCTGAAGAAGAGCTGCCGGAATACCTGTCGGCAGATTATCGGTAACAGGGAAATACACCTGACTCCGCTCTCTCTGTACCGTTCCGGGAAACCTTCCGCAGAGAATACTGAGTGCATTTTCCTGCACAGCTACATTCTTTTCAAGTTTTGGAATGGAAAGCAGAACAGCCTGCTTCTGTGCCTCCTGATACTCAATGGCAAGACTGGTTACCTGCCCCGCATTAAACTGAAGGCGCATCATCCGGAGGGTTGTGTCGGCAAGAGCAGCATTCCGTCGGGCAATGTCAAGCTGCGCATCGAACATTCGGAGATTGTAGTACCCCGTCGCGACATCGGCAACCAGCCTGGTTCGAACAGCTTTAGCCGCCTCCCTTGTTTTCAGGTATTCAGCAAGCGCGCCTTTTTTTCTGCTTCGAATTTTACCCCAGATATCAATCTCCCACGAAGTGCTGAGTTCGGCTGTATAATCTTTCGAGTAGCTTTTTCCGAGAGACTGCTGCAAACCTGGCGCGCTCAGACTGTTATCTGATGGACGATTGACCCCTGTGCTTAATCCGAGATTGAGTGAAGGAAGAAAACCGAGTTTCGCCTGATCCAGCGACTGTTCGGCATAGTCGATATTTTTTATGGCAACCTGCAGATCATAGTTATTGACAACAGCGGCACCAATAAGCTCCGTAAGCATCCTGTCGCTGAAAAAGTGCTCGTAAGGAATCAATGCAATGCTGGAGTCCGACGTGGCGGCTATTCCATCAGGCGCATTTCGATACGAAGCCGGAAGATTTGTGTCGGGTGCTGTATACTCTTTTGTCACGCTGCATGCCGAAAGAAAAAAACAGAACAGAAGTGCTGCCGTAACTCCTGCTGATGAAAAGCCTCGTTTTTTCATAAATCTTGTCTACCCGTTCATGATAAATAAACCTGATCAATCAAACCTTTCCACGTCTGGCCTTTAAATCAGCCGCATGAATTTCTTCAAGTGGTTTGGCCGGCCCTGTGAACCTTTCCTGAATGGCCTGAAATACGACAAACAGCACAGGAATAATCAACACGCCAAGAACAACGCCGCTTAACATGCCGCCCACTGCGGACCAGCCGATAGAGCGATTGCCAAGCGCTGATGGACCGGAAGCCCAAAGCAACGGTAAAAGTCCCACAATAAAGGCAAAGGAGGTCATAAGAATCGGACGCAATCTTGCCTTTGAACCCTCAATTGCCGATTCAACAAGCCCGACTCCCGATCTTCGGCGCTGAATCGCGTATTCAACAATCAGAATAGCGTTTTTCGCAAGCAGACCGATAAGCATGATAATTGAAACCTGTACGTAAATATTATTGTCCATACCTCCGGCTTTGACCCCGAGCATAACCCCAAACAGACCGGAAGGAATGGAGAGCATGACGGCAAGGGGAAGAATATAGCTTTCATACTGGGCTGCAAGAAGCAGATAAACAAAAACAATACTGAGAATGAATATCTGGGTTGCGGCGCCACCGGACTTGATCTCTTCGCGGCTCATTCCCTTCCAGTCAAGAGTAAATCCGGGGGGAAGCGCCTTCGGGGAAACCTCCTCAATCGCCTGAATAGCCTGTCCCGTACTGTACCCTTTTTTGACATTGGCCGTAACGCCTATGGAGTTAAAAAGGTTGAAATGATCTACGGTTTCAGAGCCATAGACCCTTTTGAGCGACGCCACCGAAGCGACCGGCACCATGGAACCGGAACTGTTTCGAACAAAAATGCTGTTCAAGGTTGAAGGGTCGGTTCTGTCCCTTGGTTCAGACTGCATCATCACACGATAATATTTACCGAAACGGTTGAAATCAGATGCCTGCATGCCTCCGTAAAAACCCTGCATGACCAGAAGGACATCCTGGACATTGACTCCGAGCTGCGCAGCCTTTTGATTGTCAACAATAATTTCATACTGAGGATTGCCGGTATTGAAAAAAGTATAGACAAATTCAAATTCAGGCCGTTTCATGAGCTGACCGATAAACCCCTTTGCTACACCGCTGAACTCCTGAAGACTTCCGGCAGAGCGATCCTGAAGCACCATTTCCACCCCGCTGACATTGCCGAAGCCCGGAACCGTCGGTCTTTTCATCACAATAAAAAGAGCCTCGCTGATCGGCGAAAGCTTTTTTGAAAATCTCGTAATCAGATCGTCAATATTTGACACGGCACCCCTTTCCTCGGGATCATTCAGTTCCACAAACATCACACCGGAAGAGGATGACGTCGAGCCGGTAATCATGTTGACGCCCGTAACAGCCACAACCCTTTTAACACTTTCCTCCTTTTCCAACAATTTATCAGCCTGCTGCATTGCATCGTTGGTTCTTTTCAGTGATGCTCCCGGAGAGAGATTCGTGGTAATCATAAGAAACCCGTTATCTTCATTGGGAATAAAACTGGACGGAGTTGTCTTGAACAAGAGGATCGTCATCGCAATAACAATACCAAGAGCCC
This region includes:
- a CDS encoding efflux transporter outer membrane subunit, whose product is MKKRGFSSAGVTAALLFCFFLSACSVTKEYTAPDTNLPASYRNAPDGIAATSDSSIALIPYEHFFSDRMLTELIGAAVVNNYDLQVAIKNIDYAEQSLDQAKLGFLPSLNLGLSTGVNRPSDNSLSAPGLQQSLGKSYSKDYTAELSTSWEIDIWGKIRSRKKGALAEYLKTREAAKAVRTRLVADVATGYYNLRMFDAQLDIARRNAALADTTLRMMRLQFNAGQVTSLAIEYQEAQKQAVLLSIPKLEKNVAVQENALSILCGRFPGTVQRERSQVYFPVTDNLPTGIPAALLQNRPDVREAEMAVMSAHANMGVARASMYPSLDITAQGGLNSFQSSNWFTTPGSLFGLVQGAILQPIFQRGELRANYNKSKIKREQAELAFKKVVLNAVGEVSDALVSLEKLRQQDRIADERLGTLQRSVRNAGLLFTSGMATYLEVITAQNNLLQAELELADIRRQHVSAMAELYRSLGGGWR